The sequence below is a genomic window from Rhodococcus sp. 4CII.
TCGGCGGTAGGACAACAGTTCTCCGTCCATATCCAGCACCACCTCGTACAGCGCGAGCATGTCGGTCGACGACGGGATCCGGCGATCTTCGACCACCTCTACTTCCACCGACCAGCCGTCGTCGGTCGGCATGACCGACGTCGCACCCATCGGCTTCTTGCCGGTCAACTTCGCGATGTCACGCGTCGCGATTTCGGCAATCTCGGGCGCAGGCAACGGAGGAGGCTCCTCTTCGGCCATCGCGTATCACCCCTTCTCCGGACTGGTGGGCGGTCCCGTTCCGGTCATACGGTCGAGGATGGCCTGCTGTGCCTGCTCCTCTTCCTCGGCCGTGATCTCGCCCGCCGCCCGGGCATCCTCCAGTTCCTCGAGGGCGCGGCGCGCACTCGCGGGATTGTGGAGTTCTTCCTCGACCTGTTGCTGTATCAACTCGGCCAGCGAGATCACGCCGCGAACGGGGGCGAGAGGCAGCGTGGCGATGAAGGACAGCAGACCCATCGGTCAGCCCTCCGGCTTCTGCGTCACCACGAAGTCGTAGGCGGCGAGAGGTCCGAGCAGGCGCATCTCGACCCGGCCGTCCCATTGTTCGGCCAGTCCGCCCACTACCTCCTCGAGTTCTTCCTGCCGGGCGACCTCGACGAGAATGGCTACCTGCGCAGCCTCCTCTTCGTGAGTCGGTTCCCGGACGTTGATCGCATCGGTGAGCGAGTCGAGTGCCTCGACCACCGTGCGGGTGTCCTCGTCCCGCTTGGCCTCGATGGCGTTGCTGACGATCTCGCCGAGTGCCATCCGTGCGTCGCGGGTGGCCTCCTCGGGCTGATCCCGAATCGTGCCGAGCAGTTTGCCGGCCTGGTCGTTCTCCTCGATCACCTCGCGAAGGATCGCCTCCTCGACGTACCGTCCCTTCACTACATACTGTGCCCGACCTTCGAGTTCATTCAGCGCGGACGCGAATTCGTCGGCATGCGCCGACAGCAGTTCCTCTTCGACGGCGTCTTCATCGGTCAGCACTGCCCCAAACCGCAGGGGGAGCACCGGTGCCACGCGGGATGTGCCGTCGAGGAGGTGTGCATGGGCTTGGAGGTCCGCCGGCTTGCCGAGCGGCCTGTCCACCGAGATTTCGCTCACGAGAGCGGCGATGTCGCCGTGCTTGATGATGCTGACCGGTCCGTCACACACCCCGACCGCGTCCTCCTCGGCTTCTACATCCGCAGGTACGATCCCGTATACATAGATACCGCTGGTGCGCGGGTCTTCGGGTGCATCGTCGGTCTTTTCTGACGCAGACATTACTTGTCCCCTCGAGTGGACTTCCGTGAGACGCGCTCGCGTTCAGGCTCTTCCTGCCCGCCGCCGAGGAAGTCGCCGAGTTTCTCACTCGCGGACTCGAGCGCGCCCTTGGTCTTCGCTTTCGCACCGCCCTCGGTGACGTCGCCGACCAGGTCCGTCAGACCCTTCGGTTCGCCGCTGCCGATCTCGAGCCTGTTTACGGCCTCGGCGAACCGTAGGTAGGTGTCGACACTGGCGACGACGACGCGCGCGTCGATGGTCAGCAATTCGATGCCG
It includes:
- a CDS encoding gas vesicle protein GvpG, whose translation is MGLLSFIATLPLAPVRGVISLAELIQQQVEEELHNPASARRALEELEDARAAGEITAEEEEQAQQAILDRMTGTGPPTSPEKG
- the gvpJ gene encoding gas vesicle protein GvpJ — encoded protein: MTAIQPAGGGGGVSGGPSSSSLADVIDTILDKGLVIDAYVRVSLVGIELLTIDARVVVASVDTYLRFAEAVNRLEIGSGEPKGLTDLVGDVTEGGAKAKTKGALESASEKLGDFLGGGQEEPERERVSRKSTRGDK
- a CDS encoding gas vesicle protein → MAEEEPPPLPAPEIAEIATRDIAKLTGKKPMGATSVMPTDDGWSVEVEVVEDRRIPSSTDMLALYEVVLDMDGELLSYRRTRRYIRGVGDSGSTQS
- a CDS encoding GvpL/GvpF family gas vesicle protein, with protein sequence MSASEKTDDAPEDPRTSGIYVYGIVPADVEAEEDAVGVCDGPVSIIKHGDIAALVSEISVDRPLGKPADLQAHAHLLDGTSRVAPVLPLRFGAVLTDEDAVEEELLSAHADEFASALNELEGRAQYVVKGRYVEEAILREVIEENDQAGKLLGTIRDQPEEATRDARMALGEIVSNAIEAKRDEDTRTVVEALDSLTDAINVREPTHEEEAAQVAILVEVARQEELEEVVGGLAEQWDGRVEMRLLGPLAAYDFVVTQKPEG